From Candidatus Thermoplasmatota archaeon, the proteins below share one genomic window:
- the cas3 gene encoding CRISPR-associated helicase Cas3', whose protein sequence is MESEVGGNAGGSDTSSQGWDESHLLKHWGKSASNGKYHALPWHLLDVSAVGVTLLRASPALREGWAQSLHLRPDGLETLLTLGLAVHDIGKFCDRFQALDREHFERVWPGKTPRLYQPHHTTLGSVLLKSHIIPSLAKSLAEVHPWSEGEWRHVLWALEGAFTGHHGQPPEALQTSVGIWDEEGIESGTRWVEALRKLAPLETLWRDGVSAEDLHAAIRAGSWHIAGFAVLCDWVGSNEAWFPRSSEASSLQVYFASAMQRAELAIRGLGILSTPIATPATTREMFRFPPTPLQMAVEAWKPSTGPHLVIMEDTTGSGKTEASLLAVHRIMRTGEATGFYFALPTQATANAMYSRLKIAAPQIFQKPSEAALVLSHSGRLAMSNFRNDVLESLQDRASGSDTGRLECTRWLADSRKKTFLAHVGVGTIDQALLAVLPVKHQSLRLFGLASRVLVVDEVHAYDPHATALLEALLRFHTRAGGSTILLSATLPLHLRDRFSRAFAEECGVDHANSQNRAYPLLTQIDGSGSCKETAIAPREGSARSFDLQFLHAQDDVFQAIQAAQQNGQSVCWIRNTVREAVEAWDKLSDLSPSLIHARFTEADRRRHENELLAWAGPNGQAHDRRGRVLIATQVVEQSLDLDFDLVITDLAPIELLLQRAGRLQRHPGRQRPIGGAPVLLVHAPAWDDQPPANWVQGWSKGTAAVYPDHGRLWLTCATLRSFSRIRIPEDARNLIEAVYGPTVYSRLPPELLEITQRAEAEAMAQQSHAHLKALKLDAGYSTRDGRWEDPDRAKTRAGLESVDLHLATRDPDGIKPLDEEGWDGSRLRISRSVALAAGLIEDAPSADPLTPANVVVLERTGNQSWSQARSTEGRRWKLSYSMTRGFEVKEEK, encoded by the coding sequence ATGGAATCAGAGGTGGGCGGAAACGCCGGGGGCTCCGATACGAGTTCCCAAGGTTGGGATGAATCCCACCTCCTCAAGCATTGGGGCAAGTCGGCATCCAATGGCAAGTACCATGCCCTGCCGTGGCACCTTCTCGATGTCAGCGCCGTCGGAGTTACCCTGCTCCGAGCAAGTCCTGCCCTGCGGGAAGGCTGGGCTCAAAGCCTCCACCTGAGGCCCGACGGCCTCGAAACGCTCTTAACCTTGGGCCTGGCCGTCCACGATATCGGAAAATTCTGCGATCGCTTCCAAGCGCTCGACCGCGAGCACTTTGAGCGGGTCTGGCCAGGCAAGACCCCCCGGCTCTATCAACCCCACCATACGACCCTCGGGAGCGTCCTCCTCAAATCCCACATCATTCCATCGCTCGCGAAATCTCTCGCCGAAGTTCACCCGTGGAGCGAGGGCGAATGGCGTCACGTCCTTTGGGCGCTCGAAGGCGCCTTCACCGGCCACCACGGGCAACCGCCTGAGGCCCTCCAGACGTCGGTTGGCATTTGGGACGAGGAGGGAATCGAAAGCGGCACCCGTTGGGTCGAGGCGCTCCGCAAGCTTGCACCGCTGGAAACCCTTTGGCGCGACGGCGTTTCGGCCGAAGATCTTCATGCCGCCATCAGGGCAGGATCCTGGCACATCGCAGGTTTCGCGGTCCTCTGCGACTGGGTCGGCTCGAACGAGGCCTGGTTTCCGCGATCGAGCGAGGCATCCTCTCTCCAAGTCTATTTTGCGTCGGCGATGCAACGCGCTGAACTCGCCATCCGTGGTTTGGGCATTCTCTCAACGCCGATTGCCACGCCGGCGACAACGCGCGAGATGTTCCGATTCCCTCCGACCCCGCTCCAGATGGCCGTGGAAGCATGGAAACCAAGCACCGGCCCCCACCTCGTGATCATGGAAGACACGACGGGGTCCGGCAAAACCGAAGCGAGCCTCCTCGCGGTGCACCGTATCATGCGGACCGGAGAGGCTACGGGGTTCTATTTCGCCTTGCCTACCCAGGCGACCGCGAACGCGATGTACAGTCGCCTCAAGATTGCAGCACCGCAGATTTTCCAGAAGCCAAGCGAGGCCGCGCTCGTCCTATCGCACTCGGGGCGGCTCGCGATGAGCAACTTCAGAAACGACGTCCTCGAATCGCTCCAAGATCGGGCTTCAGGCAGCGACACGGGGAGACTCGAATGCACGCGATGGCTTGCGGACTCCCGAAAGAAGACATTCCTTGCCCACGTCGGTGTCGGAACGATCGATCAAGCCCTCTTGGCCGTACTGCCCGTCAAACATCAATCGTTGCGCCTCTTCGGACTCGCCTCCCGAGTTCTCGTCGTTGACGAAGTCCACGCTTATGACCCTCACGCCACAGCCCTCCTTGAGGCCCTTCTCCGGTTCCACACGAGGGCGGGAGGGTCGACCATCCTTCTCTCCGCCACCCTCCCTTTGCATCTCCGCGACCGATTTTCGCGTGCGTTCGCCGAGGAATGCGGAGTGGATCACGCGAATTCCCAGAACCGTGCCTATCCTCTCTTGACCCAAATCGACGGTTCGGGCAGCTGCAAGGAAACAGCCATCGCGCCGCGGGAGGGATCAGCCCGGTCTTTCGACCTGCAGTTCCTCCACGCGCAGGACGACGTGTTTCAGGCCATCCAGGCCGCGCAGCAAAATGGGCAATCGGTCTGCTGGATCCGGAACACCGTTCGAGAAGCCGTCGAGGCCTGGGACAAACTATCTGACCTCAGCCCCTCACTGATCCACGCCCGATTCACAGAAGCGGATCGCCGCCGACACGAGAACGAACTCCTCGCCTGGGCGGGCCCGAACGGGCAGGCTCACGACAGACGGGGACGCGTCCTCATCGCGACCCAGGTCGTCGAACAATCGCTCGACCTCGATTTCGATCTGGTGATCACAGATCTGGCACCGATCGAACTCCTTCTGCAACGCGCCGGCCGCCTCCAACGTCACCCCGGCCGCCAACGCCCGATCGGCGGGGCCCCGGTCCTCCTCGTGCATGCACCCGCGTGGGACGATCAGCCGCCGGCGAATTGGGTCCAAGGGTGGTCAAAAGGAACAGCCGCTGTGTACCCCGACCACGGGCGGCTATGGCTCACATGCGCCACATTGAGGTCCTTCAGCCGCATCCGGATTCCAGAGGACGCGAGAAACCTCATCGAAGCAGTCTATGGGCCAACGGTCTACTCTCGCCTGCCCCCGGAGCTTCTTGAGATCACCCAGCGTGCTGAAGCCGAAGCCATGGCGCAACAAAGCCACGCGCACCTCAAGGCCCTCAAACTCGACGCGGGCTACTCGACTCGCGACGGCCGGTGGGAGGACCCGGATCGGGCAAAGACCCGCGCGGGTCTCGAGAGCGTCGACCTCCACCTCGCGACTCGGGACCCTGACGGGATTAAGCCATTGGACGAGGAAGGCTGGGATGGATCGCGACTCCGCATCTCCCGTTCAGTGGCCTTGGCTGCAGGGTTGATCGAGGACGCGCCGAGCGCGGATCCGTTGACACCTGCGAACGTCGTCGTCCTGGAGCGCACCGGCAATCAATCCTGGAGTCAGGCGAGGAGCACAGAAGGCCGCCGCTGGAAATTGTCCTACTCGATGACTCGAGGCTTCGAAGTCAAGGAGGAAAAATGA
- a CDS encoding V-type ATP synthase subunit A, producing the protein MAQEAVTQKKTGAKGSIFRVAGPVVTAQGINARMYEVVFVGNEGLMGEVIEIAGDKTVIQVYEDTSGIKPGEPVRETGASLSVELGPGLLTSIYDGIQRPLEVLQDQMGDFILRGVNAPGLDHKKKWDFVPTAKAGDKVKGGSILGTVQETETIVHTIMVPPGVKETTIQSLNKGSFTIDEVVGKLADGTELRLMHKWPVRVPRPVTNKLRPDIPLITGMRILDGLFPVAKGGTAAIPGPFGSGKTVTQQSLAKFSDAQIVVYIGCGERGNEMTEVLTEFPHLEDPNTKKPLMNRTVLIANTSNMPVAAREASVYTGITIAEYYRDMGYDVSLMADSTSRWAEAMREISSRLEEMPGEEGYPAYLAARLAEFYERAGRVNTLSGKTGSVTVIGAVSPPGGDFSEPVTQNTLRIVKVFWALDAKLAQRRHFPAINWLDSYSLYESDLVPWYEAHVAKDWGALRTWGATVLGTEAELQDIVQLVGSDALPEEQQLTLEVARGIREVFLQQNAFHAIDAYAPLRKQYDVLVALKKYEELARGALASGVPLADVLKVNIRGDLAKAKFEAEWESNYKAVLDRLQREFAALKSA; encoded by the coding sequence ATGGCTCAAGAGGCGGTAACTCAGAAGAAGACCGGCGCGAAGGGCTCGATCTTCCGCGTCGCGGGCCCCGTCGTGACCGCGCAGGGCATCAACGCCCGCATGTACGAGGTCGTCTTCGTCGGCAACGAAGGCCTCATGGGCGAGGTCATCGAGATCGCGGGCGACAAGACGGTCATCCAGGTCTACGAGGACACCTCGGGCATCAAGCCCGGCGAGCCCGTGCGCGAAACCGGCGCCTCGCTCTCGGTCGAGCTCGGCCCCGGCCTCCTCACGTCCATCTACGACGGCATCCAGCGCCCCCTCGAGGTCCTCCAGGACCAGATGGGCGACTTCATCCTCCGCGGCGTCAACGCGCCCGGCCTCGACCACAAGAAGAAGTGGGACTTCGTCCCCACCGCGAAGGCGGGCGACAAGGTCAAGGGCGGCTCGATCCTCGGCACGGTCCAGGAGACCGAGACGATCGTCCACACGATCATGGTCCCCCCGGGCGTCAAGGAGACCACGATCCAGTCCCTCAACAAGGGCTCGTTCACGATCGACGAGGTCGTCGGCAAGCTCGCGGACGGCACGGAGCTGCGCCTCATGCACAAGTGGCCCGTCCGCGTCCCGCGCCCGGTCACGAACAAGCTCCGCCCCGACATCCCCCTCATCACCGGCATGCGCATCCTCGACGGTCTCTTCCCCGTCGCGAAGGGCGGCACGGCGGCCATCCCCGGCCCCTTCGGGTCGGGCAAGACCGTCACGCAGCAGTCCCTCGCCAAGTTCTCGGACGCTCAGATCGTCGTCTACATCGGCTGCGGCGAGCGCGGCAACGAGATGACCGAGGTTCTCACGGAGTTCCCGCACCTCGAGGACCCGAACACGAAGAAGCCGCTCATGAACCGCACGGTGCTCATCGCGAACACGAGCAACATGCCCGTCGCCGCCCGCGAAGCCTCCGTGTACACGGGCATCACGATCGCGGAATACTACCGCGACATGGGCTACGACGTGTCCCTCATGGCCGACTCCACCTCCCGGTGGGCCGAGGCCATGCGTGAGATCTCCTCCCGTCTCGAGGAGATGCCCGGCGAAGAAGGCTACCCCGCCTACCTCGCCGCGCGCCTCGCCGAGTTCTACGAGCGCGCCGGCCGCGTCAACACGCTCTCGGGCAAGACCGGCTCGGTCACCGTCATCGGCGCCGTGTCGCCGCCCGGCGGCGACTTCTCGGAGCCCGTCACGCAGAACACGCTCCGCATCGTGAAGGTCTTCTGGGCCCTCGACGCGAAGCTCGCCCAGCGCCGCCACTTCCCCGCCATCAACTGGCTCGACTCCTACTCCCTCTACGAGAGCGACCTCGTGCCCTGGTACGAGGCGCACGTCGCGAAGGACTGGGGCGCGCTCCGCACGTGGGGCGCGACGGTCCTCGGCACGGAAGCCGAGCTGCAGGACATCGTGCAGCTCGTCGGCTCGGACGCCCTCCCCGAGGAGCAGCAGCTCACGCTCGAAGTGGCCCGCGGCATCCGCGAGGTCTTCCTCCAGCAGAACGCCTTCCACGCGATCGACGCGTACGCGCCCCTGCGCAAGCAGTACGACGTGCTCGTCGCCCTCAAGAAGTACGAGGAGCTCGCGCGCGGCGCGCTCGCCTCGGGCGTGCCGCTTGCGGACGTGCTGAAGGTCAACATCCGCGGCGACCTCGCGAAGGCGAAGTTCGAGGCGGAGTGGGAATCGAACTACAAGGCGGTTCTCGACCGGCTGCAGCGGGAGTTTGCGGCGCTGAAGAGCGCGTAG
- a CDS encoding V-type ATP synthase subunit F, translated as MSKAIAVIGDEDFVLGFQLAGIRRAEKAETPEEFTAAVDKVLTGPKDVGILIVNAKDVPGLAPNVRRRLSESIDPVVIQMGGEAGGDLREKVKRAIGIDLYKE; from the coding sequence ATGAGCAAGGCCATCGCCGTCATCGGGGACGAGGACTTCGTGCTCGGCTTCCAGCTCGCCGGCATCCGCCGCGCCGAGAAGGCCGAAACCCCGGAAGAGTTCACGGCCGCCGTCGACAAGGTCCTCACGGGCCCGAAGGACGTCGGCATCCTCATCGTCAACGCGAAGGACGTGCCCGGCCTCGCGCCCAACGTCCGACGCCGCCTCAGCGAATCCATCGACCCCGTCGTCATCCAGATGGGCGGCGAGGCGGGCGGCGACCTGCGCGAGAAGGTCAAGCGAGCAATCGGCATCGACCTTTACAAGGAATGA
- the ahaC gene encoding ATP synthase A1 subunit C: MKLTDAALQSSATGNYAYVTARVRARETKLIPATEYQKLLAMDVFEISRYIQEGNYKREVDELAAKYRGAALIERAGRLRLARTYQEVIRWSTGDIRRMVLLYLQRYDVYNVKTILRGRFAGVSDEEIASSLIPAGALSADDLKELLRFQSLEESVAALQRTPYGAALGDGVAGDGGLAKAENALDMRYYELLLASVEPNSHANRALLAFLRAEVDAINLKTVIRARVAGLEDVGEYLLKGGKEISGEVARRMLRATPEEAARELESTRFAPVADAVKRTLETSNLNAAVTAIDKLVLDSSSTFSNRYPLSILPIIDFVVRQRIETDNLRIIARGKQTGLREETLKELIRVVL, translated from the coding sequence GTGAAGCTCACGGACGCGGCGCTGCAATCGTCGGCCACCGGCAACTACGCCTACGTCACGGCCCGCGTCCGGGCGCGCGAGACGAAGCTCATCCCGGCGACGGAGTACCAGAAGCTCCTTGCCATGGACGTCTTCGAGATCTCGCGCTACATCCAGGAAGGCAACTACAAGCGCGAGGTCGACGAGCTCGCCGCGAAGTACCGCGGCGCGGCCCTGATCGAGCGCGCCGGGCGCCTGCGCCTCGCGCGCACCTACCAGGAGGTCATCCGCTGGTCCACCGGCGACATCCGCCGGATGGTCCTGCTCTACCTCCAACGCTACGACGTGTACAACGTCAAGACGATCCTCCGCGGCCGCTTCGCGGGCGTGTCGGACGAGGAGATCGCCTCGTCGCTCATCCCGGCGGGCGCGCTCTCCGCGGACGACCTCAAGGAGCTCCTGCGCTTCCAGAGCCTCGAGGAGAGCGTCGCCGCCCTTCAGCGCACGCCGTACGGCGCCGCGCTCGGCGACGGCGTCGCGGGCGACGGCGGCCTCGCGAAGGCCGAGAACGCGCTCGACATGCGCTACTACGAGCTGCTCCTCGCGAGCGTCGAGCCCAACTCGCACGCGAACCGCGCCCTCCTCGCGTTCCTGCGCGCGGAAGTCGACGCGATCAACCTCAAGACCGTGATCCGCGCGCGGGTCGCCGGCCTGGAGGACGTCGGCGAGTACCTGCTCAAGGGCGGCAAGGAGATCTCCGGCGAGGTCGCGCGGCGCATGCTCCGCGCGACGCCCGAGGAAGCGGCCCGCGAGCTCGAGTCCACCCGCTTCGCGCCCGTCGCGGACGCGGTGAAGAGGACGCTCGAGACGTCCAACCTGAACGCGGCGGTCACCGCGATCGACAAGCTCGTGCTCGACAGCTCGTCGACGTTCTCGAACCGCTACCCGCTCTCCATCCTGCCGATCATCGACTTCGTCGTGCGGCAGCGCATCGAGACGGACAACCTGCGCATCATCGCGCGGGGCAAGCAGACGGGCCTCCGCGAGGAGACCCTGAAGGAGCTCATCCGGGTGGTTCTATGA